In Burkholderiales bacterium, the following proteins share a genomic window:
- a CDS encoding pilin, which yields MQRAQKAFTLIELMIVVAIIGILAAIALPAYRDYTIRSRVSELITAASAYKVSVAERAFADAAITNAGVGLTVTTVGYVTGGSVTQAGIITISSTTVGTDVTITLTPSFTPPTGPLVWSCSSPAAQHKYVPPECRQP from the coding sequence ATGCAACGTGCGCAAAAGGCCTTTACGCTGATCGAGCTGATGATCGTCGTGGCGATCATCGGGATACTCGCGGCGATCGCGCTGCCGGCGTACCGCGACTACACCATACGCAGCCGCGTCTCCGAGCTCATCACCGCCGCGAGCGCCTACAAGGTCTCGGTCGCGGAGCGCGCCTTTGCCGACGCGGCGATCACGAATGCAGGTGTGGGCTTGACCGTGACGACCGTCGGCTACGTGACCGGCGGCTCGGTCACCCAGGCGGGCATCATCACGATCAGCTCGACGACCGTCGGCACCGACGTGACGATCACGCTCACGCCGAGCTTTACCCCGCCGACGGGGCCGCTGGTGTGGTCCTGCTCGTCGCCTGCGGCGCAGCACAAATACGTGCCGCCCGAGTGCCGGCAGCCGTGA
- a CDS encoding pilin, which translates to MKSIQKGFTLIELMIVVAIIGILAAVALPAYQDYTIRAKVSELVLATSGFKTTVTEAAQTNSTLTNSGVGLTVSTVGKISGGSVSDNGVIVVSGSGTTVGTNVTVTLTPSISTGGTIIWACTSASGIWKYVPAECRKSA; encoded by the coding sequence ATGAAAAGCATACAGAAGGGTTTCACGCTGATCGAACTGATGATCGTGGTCGCGATCATCGGGATTCTGGCTGCGGTCGCACTGCCGGCGTATCAGGACTACACGATCCGCGCGAAGGTGTCGGAGCTCGTGCTGGCGACGAGCGGCTTCAAGACCACGGTCACCGAGGCGGCTCAGACCAACAGCACGCTGACGAACTCGGGCGTCGGGCTGACGGTGAGCACGGTCGGCAAGATCAGCGGCGGCTCGGTGAGTGACAACGGCGTCATCGTGGTGTCGGGCAGCGGGACGACGGTGGGCACCAACGTCACGGTCACGCTGACGCCTTCGATCAGCACCGGCGGCACGATCATCTGGGCGTGCACGTCGGCCTCTGGCATCTGGAAGTACGTGCCTGCGGAGTGCCGCAAGTCGGCGTAA
- the soxB gene encoding thiosulfohydrolase SoxB, with translation MTRREFIEALAAGMAAGLPLASRAADPGERLYDLGRPRGKVTLLHFTDCHAQLLPVHFREPDVNIGVARARGEPPHLVGEALLARYGIPRGSRMAHACTHLDFVESARRYGALGGFAHLATLVKLVRAQRPGALLLDGGDNWQGSATALWTRGADMIAASKLLGVDLMTGHWEFTYGAARVQEGIRELAGTEFLAQNVRTVDFDDPVFKPYSIREINGAPVAIVGQAFPYTPIANPRHFVPDWTFGIQEERLQSVVNEARAKGAWAVVLLSHNGMDVDLKLASRVTGIDAILGGHTHDAVPRPVAVKNAAGTTLVTNAGSNGKFLAVLDLDVQRGGVRGYEYRLLPVFSNLLGADTEMSALIERHRAPYKDKLAEKLAVSEALLYRRGNFTGSLDQLILDALLATGGAQIAFSPGFRWGTSVLPGSAITLEDVMNATAITYPYVTVNELTGAAIKTLLEDICDNLFNPDPYYQQGGDMVRIGGMQYTCEPVQPIGRRIGGMTLNGKPIEAGRVYKVVSWAPVAEGATGKPVWELVASYLRERKVVAPATLNRPRLIGVAGDPGLADAR, from the coding sequence ATGACCCGCCGGGAATTTATCGAAGCGCTCGCGGCCGGCATGGCGGCAGGCCTGCCGCTCGCCTCGCGCGCCGCCGACCCAGGCGAGCGCCTCTACGATCTGGGCCGCCCCCGCGGCAAGGTGACGCTGCTCCATTTCACCGACTGCCACGCGCAGCTCCTGCCCGTCCATTTCCGCGAGCCCGACGTCAACATCGGCGTCGCGCGCGCGCGCGGCGAGCCGCCGCACCTCGTCGGCGAGGCGCTGCTCGCGCGCTACGGCATACCGCGCGGCAGCCGCATGGCCCACGCCTGCACCCACCTCGATTTCGTCGAATCCGCGCGGCGCTACGGCGCGCTCGGCGGCTTCGCGCACCTCGCCACGCTCGTGAAGCTCGTGCGTGCGCAGCGCCCGGGCGCGCTGCTCCTCGACGGCGGCGACAACTGGCAGGGTTCCGCCACGGCGCTGTGGACGCGCGGCGCCGACATGATCGCCGCGTCGAAGCTCCTCGGCGTCGACCTCATGACCGGACACTGGGAGTTCACCTACGGCGCCGCACGCGTGCAGGAAGGGATACGCGAGCTCGCAGGTACCGAGTTCCTCGCGCAGAACGTGCGCACCGTCGACTTCGACGACCCGGTGTTCAAGCCGTACTCGATCCGCGAGATCAACGGCGCGCCGGTCGCGATCGTCGGCCAGGCCTTCCCCTATACGCCGATCGCCAATCCGCGCCATTTCGTCCCGGACTGGACTTTCGGCATCCAGGAAGAGCGGCTGCAGAGCGTGGTCAACGAAGCGCGCGCCAAAGGCGCGTGGGCGGTGGTGCTGCTGTCCCACAACGGGATGGACGTCGATCTGAAGCTCGCATCGCGCGTGACCGGCATCGATGCGATCCTCGGCGGCCACACTCACGACGCGGTGCCGCGGCCGGTTGCGGTGAAGAACGCGGCCGGCACGACGCTCGTGACGAACGCGGGCTCCAACGGGAAGTTTCTCGCGGTGCTCGACCTGGACGTGCAGCGCGGCGGCGTGCGCGGCTACGAGTACCGCCTGCTGCCGGTCTTCTCGAACTTGCTCGGCGCCGATACGGAGATGTCCGCGCTGATCGAGCGTCACCGGGCGCCGTACAAGGACAAGCTCGCCGAGAAGCTCGCGGTGAGCGAGGCGCTGCTCTACCGGCGCGGCAACTTCACCGGCAGCCTCGACCAGCTCATCCTCGACGCGCTGCTCGCGACAGGCGGCGCGCAGATCGCGTTCTCGCCCGGCTTTCGCTGGGGGACCAGCGTGCTGCCCGGCTCGGCCATCACGCTCGAGGACGTGATGAACGCGACCGCGATCACCTATCCCTACGTGACGGTCAACGAGCTCACCGGCGCGGCGATCAAGACGCTGCTCGAAGACATCTGCGACAACCTCTTCAATCCCGATCCCTACTACCAGCAGGGCGGCGATATGGTGAGGATCGGCGGCATGCAGTACACCTGCGAGCCGGTGCAGCCGATCGGGCGCCGCATCGGCGGCATGACGCTGAACGGCAAGCCCATCGAAGCCGGGCGCGTCTACAAGGTGGTGAGCTGGGCGCCCGTCGCGGAAGGCGCCACGGGCAAGCCGGTCTGGGAGCTCGTCGCTTCGTACCTGCGCGAGCGCAAAGTGGTCGCGCCCGCCACGCTCAACCGTCCGCGGCTCATCGGCGTCGCCGGCGACCCGGGCCTCGCGGACGCGCGGTAA
- a CDS encoding glycosyltransferase, producing MIFRLIRQLAGGGDRVSARASARDRIATANDLASSWRIEEAIAECEAALAASPADTELFSSWLLYSHFSPGIDAREFRERHMRYGELVRRTVPAAYRGRWRNARDPERRLRVGYVSRNLSRHSVGYFVEPVIEHHDRRRYDVYCYYTHALSDDVTARLARAATVWRHLPGIAHDALAAIVEEDAIDVLVDLGGHTKMNSLPAFAREPAPVQITWLGYPDTTGLSSIAYRVTDDVADPPGAADTLHTEQLLRLAAPFLCYRPPPDAPEVAPRDSAEVVFGSFNTLVKVNDPLVALWSRVLAAVPRSRLVLKSALLDNATARARLLERFAAHGIAADRIALRAWSDDLARHMAAYGEIDIALDTFPYNGTTTTCEALWMGVPVITLAGDVHMARVGATLLGSVGLEALVARTADDYVQAAASLACDTARRAALRAGMRERLAASKLLDHAGYTSRLEAAYRGAWRAWCEAGAREGLAT from the coding sequence ATGATTTTTCGCCTGATCAGACAGCTCGCGGGCGGCGGCGACCGCGTGAGCGCCCGAGCCTCCGCGCGGGACCGCATCGCCACGGCGAACGATCTCGCGAGCTCGTGGCGCATCGAAGAAGCGATCGCCGAGTGCGAGGCGGCGCTCGCCGCCTCGCCCGCCGACACCGAGCTCTTCTCGTCATGGCTGCTCTACAGCCACTTCTCGCCGGGCATCGATGCGCGCGAGTTCCGTGAAAGGCACATGCGCTACGGCGAGCTGGTGCGCCGCACGGTGCCGGCTGCGTACCGCGGCCGTTGGCGCAACGCGCGCGATCCGGAACGGCGCCTGCGCGTGGGGTACGTCTCGCGCAATCTCTCGCGCCACTCGGTGGGATATTTCGTCGAGCCCGTCATCGAGCACCACGATCGCAGGCGCTACGACGTGTACTGCTATTACACCCACGCATTGAGCGACGACGTGACTGCGCGCCTGGCGCGCGCCGCGACGGTGTGGCGCCACCTGCCCGGCATCGCGCACGACGCGCTCGCCGCGATCGTCGAGGAAGACGCGATCGACGTGCTCGTCGACCTCGGCGGCCACACCAAGATGAACTCGCTGCCCGCTTTCGCGCGCGAGCCCGCGCCGGTGCAGATCACGTGGCTCGGTTATCCCGATACGACCGGACTGTCGTCGATCGCGTATCGCGTGACCGACGACGTCGCCGATCCCCCGGGCGCCGCCGACACGCTGCACACCGAGCAGCTCCTGCGCCTCGCCGCGCCTTTCCTCTGCTATCGACCGCCGCCGGATGCCCCGGAGGTCGCACCGCGCGACAGCGCCGAGGTCGTCTTCGGCTCGTTCAACACGCTGGTGAAGGTGAACGACCCGCTGGTCGCGCTGTGGTCGCGCGTGCTCGCGGCGGTTCCGCGCTCGCGGCTCGTGCTGAAAAGCGCGTTGCTCGACAACGCGACGGCTCGCGCCCGCCTGCTCGAGCGCTTCGCAGCCCACGGCATCGCGGCGGACCGCATCGCCTTGCGCGCGTGGTCGGACGATCTCGCCCGGCACATGGCGGCGTACGGCGAGATCGACATCGCGCTCGACACCTTTCCCTACAACGGCACGACTACGACGTGCGAGGCGCTGTGGATGGGCGTGCCGGTGATCACGCTCGCGGGCGACGTGCACATGGCGCGCGTCGGCGCGACGCTGCTCGGGAGCGTGGGCCTGGAAGCGCTCGTCGCGCGGACGGCGGACGACTACGTGCAGGCCGCGGCGTCGCTCGCCTGCGATACCGCTCGTCGGGCGGCGCTGCGCGCGGGCATGCGCGAGAGGCTCGCCGCCTCGAAGCTCCTCGACCACGCGGGCTACACCTCGCGGCTGGAAGCGGCTTACCGCGGCGCATGGCGGGCGTGGTGCGAAGCCGGCGCGCGCGAGGGACTCGCGACGTGA
- the soxX gene encoding sulfur oxidation c-type cytochrome SoxX, giving the protein MMRNVTLVCGFACAAIVLGCATGPSPEETRAIGEHMVSEAYPGMPAELTARAHQDADQKICSRPPGDKLTSDEAQRVVAHARASLKYPANGKLAGDWKIGQRLVANGGGLRVRGGRVEKVKENGALCINCHALDPREVNSGNLGPELIGYGAKRGHTDAIVKYTYEKIYNSWLYFPCSNMPRLGANGYLTPEQIAHVVAYLVDPQSPVNRN; this is encoded by the coding sequence ATGATGCGCAACGTCACTCTCGTCTGCGGGTTCGCCTGCGCCGCGATCGTCCTCGGCTGCGCGACGGGACCGAGCCCCGAGGAAACGCGCGCCATCGGCGAGCACATGGTGAGCGAGGCGTATCCCGGGATGCCGGCCGAGCTCACCGCGCGCGCCCATCAGGATGCCGATCAGAAGATCTGCAGCAGGCCGCCGGGCGACAAGCTCACGTCCGACGAAGCCCAGCGCGTCGTGGCGCATGCGCGCGCGAGCCTGAAGTATCCGGCGAATGGCAAGCTCGCCGGAGACTGGAAGATCGGCCAGCGCCTCGTCGCCAACGGCGGAGGCCTGCGCGTGCGCGGCGGCCGGGTCGAGAAGGTGAAGGAGAACGGCGCGCTGTGCATCAACTGCCACGCCCTCGACCCGCGCGAAGTGAACTCGGGCAATCTCGGACCCGAGCTCATCGGCTACGGCGCCAAGCGCGGCCACACCGATGCGATCGTGAAGTACACCTACGAGAAGATCTACAACTCGTGGTTGTATTTCCCGTGCTCGAACATGCCGCGGCTGGGGGCTAACGGCTATCTCACGCCCGAGCAGATCGCGCACGTCGTCGCCTATCTCGTCGATCCGCAATCGCCGGTCAACCGCAACTAG
- the soxA gene encoding sulfur oxidation c-type cytochrome SoxA — protein METMRGCVAAAVLVLFSAPLPAQNAADGLAIGRQMLAEDNPGELWVERGKRLFFEKRGPKNASLEACDLGQGPGKVEGAFAQLPRYFADTDKVQDLESRLMTCMVTLQGFKREDIVKNRFGTLDRDSDMEALVSFVGSKSNGMKMAVPLAHPKEREAFKAGEYLFNRRSGPLDFSCATCHGDEGKRVRLQDLPNMTDAKQVQHVVATGWPAYRGTQATVRTMQHRLYDCNWQMRLPDLGYTSEMSIALTSYLNHRGNGGEIHLPGVRR, from the coding sequence ATGGAGACGATGCGCGGCTGCGTGGCAGCGGCTGTTCTCGTTTTATTTTCAGCGCCGCTTCCAGCGCAGAACGCAGCCGACGGGCTGGCGATCGGCCGCCAGATGCTCGCCGAGGACAATCCCGGAGAGCTGTGGGTCGAACGCGGCAAGCGCCTGTTCTTTGAAAAGCGCGGGCCGAAGAACGCGTCGCTCGAAGCGTGCGATCTCGGGCAAGGCCCCGGCAAGGTCGAAGGCGCCTTCGCCCAGCTTCCGCGCTATTTCGCCGACACCGACAAGGTGCAGGACCTCGAGTCGCGCCTCATGACGTGCATGGTCACGCTGCAGGGTTTCAAGCGCGAGGACATCGTGAAGAACCGCTTCGGCACGCTCGACCGCGACTCCGACATGGAAGCGCTGGTGAGCTTCGTCGGCTCGAAGTCGAACGGCATGAAGATGGCCGTGCCGCTCGCGCACCCGAAGGAGCGCGAGGCGTTCAAGGCCGGCGAGTACCTCTTCAACCGGCGCTCGGGTCCGCTCGATTTCTCGTGCGCGACCTGCCACGGCGACGAGGGTAAGCGCGTCCGCCTGCAGGACCTGCCGAACATGACCGACGCCAAGCAGGTGCAGCACGTCGTCGCCACCGGCTGGCCCGCGTATCGCGGGACGCAGGCGACCGTGCGCACCATGCAGCACCGTCTCTACGACTGCAACTGGCAGATGCGCCTGCCCGACCTGGGCTACACCTCGGAGATGTCGATCGCGCTCACGAGCTATCTCAATCACCGCGGCAACGGCGGCGAGATCCACCTGCCGGGAGTGCGGCGATGA
- the soxZ gene encoding thiosulfate oxidation carrier complex protein SoxZ yields the protein MAEPMRIRATLQGDVADVRILMRHPMETGQRKDAKGEIVPVHFIQNVVVTHNGKTVLDAQWSQAVSRDPFLGIRVKGAKAGDKIAVTWTDNRGDKRTDEATVAAAS from the coding sequence ATGGCAGAACCGATGAGAATCAGGGCCACGCTGCAGGGCGACGTCGCCGACGTGCGCATCCTCATGCGTCATCCGATGGAGACCGGCCAGCGCAAGGACGCTAAGGGCGAGATCGTGCCGGTCCACTTCATCCAGAACGTCGTCGTCACTCACAACGGCAAGACGGTGCTCGACGCGCAGTGGAGCCAGGCGGTGTCGCGCGACCCGTTCCTCGGCATACGCGTCAAGGGCGCGAAAGCCGGCGACAAGATCGCCGTCACCTGGACCGACAACCGCGGCGACAAGCGTACCGACGAAGCCACCGTAGCCGCCGCGTCCTGA
- the soxY gene encoding thiosulfate oxidation carrier protein SoxY produces MNNRRRSFLAIAGGAGALAAAGLLKPGAAQAATWNKQGFEAKAYTDAVKGLGASSLIETKDIAITAPDIAENGAVVPVAITSKIPNTQSISIIAEKNPFPLAATFDVAGGVEPYASVRLKLGQTSNVRAVVKAADGKFYTAAKEVKVTVGGCG; encoded by the coding sequence ATGAACAACCGACGCAGATCGTTTCTCGCAATCGCCGGCGGCGCCGGCGCGCTGGCGGCGGCAGGCCTGCTCAAGCCCGGTGCGGCGCAGGCCGCGACCTGGAACAAGCAGGGCTTCGAAGCCAAGGCCTATACCGACGCCGTAAAAGGTCTCGGCGCCTCCAGCCTCATCGAAACCAAGGACATCGCGATCACGGCGCCCGACATCGCCGAGAACGGCGCGGTCGTCCCGGTCGCGATCACGAGCAAGATCCCCAATACCCAGAGCATCTCGATCATCGCGGAGAAGAATCCCTTCCCGCTCGCGGCGACTTTCGACGTCGCCGGCGGCGTCGAGCCTTACGCTTCGGTGCGCCTCAAGCTCGGCCAGACCTCGAACGTGCGCGCCGTCGTGAAAGCGGCGGACGGCAAGTTCTATACGGCGGCCAAGGAAGTGAAGGTCACCGTCGGCGGCTGCGGCTGA
- the moaC gene encoding cyclic pyranopterin monophosphate synthase MoaC, whose amino-acid sequence MPADKLTHFDAAGQAHMVDVGDKGETRRIARAAGRIAMLPATLETIAQGSARKGDVLGIARIAAIQAAKRTADLIPLCHPLALTKVSVDLTLDTAASAVHCIAVVETFGRTGVEMEALTAVSVGLLTIYDMCKAVDRGMRIEGIALLEKQGGRSGHWRAAGSSA is encoded by the coding sequence ATGCCCGCAGACAAGCTCACCCATTTCGACGCCGCCGGGCAGGCGCACATGGTCGACGTCGGCGACAAGGGCGAGACCCGGCGCATCGCGCGTGCGGCGGGGCGCATCGCCATGCTTCCCGCCACGCTCGAGACGATCGCGCAGGGCAGCGCCAGGAAAGGCGACGTCCTGGGTATCGCGCGCATCGCGGCGATACAGGCCGCCAAGCGCACCGCCGACCTGATCCCTCTCTGCCACCCGCTCGCCCTGACCAAGGTGTCGGTGGACCTCACGCTGGATACCGCGGCTTCGGCGGTTCACTGCATCGCGGTCGTCGAGACGTTCGGCCGCACCGGGGTGGAGATGGAGGCGCTGACCGCCGTCAGCGTAGGTCTTCTCACGATCTACGACATGTGCAAGGCGGTCGACCGCGGGATGCGCATCGAAGGCATCGCCCTGCTGGAAAAGCAGGGCGGGCGTTCGGGCCATTGGCGTGCCGCCGGCTCGAGTGCCTGA
- a CDS encoding M48 family metalloprotease has protein sequence MIFRALLLFSLVLVPRALAEGLPDLGESAQASFSALEEKRLGDEIIREIRADRQYYDDPETTQYINDIGHRLVSRGADSRQSFEFFMINERSINAFALPGGYIGVHTGLLIAAQSESELASVLGHEIAHVTQRHIARMIAQQKQGAVLSLAALAVAILAARSNPDVAGAATAFGTGAAVQNMINFTRDHEREADRIGLQILEKAGYDPRAAAVFFERLQRATRIYDVGGAPAYLRTHPMTYERIADIQNRLERLPYRQVSDSLEFQLVRAKVRAELDPAPQARDFFEQSLSEKRYLSEAASRYGLATTLVRLKDYPRARKEYDALKRVAGSHPMVVTLDCRIRRAAGDTESALGCYRDALAAHPRHSALSYEYAKLLLQMRRPEPALAVIAQRKQTLSDDPKLYLMEGEAYAMLGKRLAQHRATGEAYARMGNTRGAIEQMQIALKSGDGDFYQMSAVEARLRELRKIDEAERKDKSPLR, from the coding sequence ATGATTTTCCGTGCCCTGCTGCTCTTCTCCCTCGTGCTCGTGCCCCGCGCACTCGCCGAAGGTCTGCCCGATCTCGGCGAATCCGCTCAGGCGTCGTTCAGCGCGCTCGAGGAAAAACGCCTCGGCGACGAGATCATCCGCGAGATCCGTGCCGACCGGCAGTACTACGACGACCCCGAGACGACGCAGTACATCAACGACATCGGTCACCGCCTGGTCTCGCGTGGCGCCGATTCGCGCCAGTCTTTCGAGTTCTTCATGATCAACGAGCGCTCGATCAACGCGTTCGCGCTGCCGGGCGGCTACATCGGCGTGCACACCGGGCTGCTCATCGCGGCGCAGAGCGAATCGGAGCTCGCCAGCGTGCTGGGCCACGAGATCGCGCACGTCACCCAGCGCCACATCGCGCGCATGATCGCGCAGCAGAAGCAGGGTGCGGTGCTGTCGCTCGCGGCGCTCGCGGTCGCCATACTCGCCGCGCGCTCCAACCCCGACGTCGCCGGCGCGGCGACGGCGTTCGGCACCGGCGCGGCGGTGCAGAACATGATCAACTTCACCCGCGACCACGAGCGCGAGGCCGACCGCATCGGGCTCCAGATCCTCGAAAAGGCGGGGTACGACCCGCGCGCGGCGGCGGTGTTCTTCGAGCGGCTGCAGCGCGCGACGCGCATTTACGACGTCGGCGGCGCGCCGGCCTACCTGCGCACGCATCCGATGACCTACGAGCGGATCGCCGACATCCAGAACCGCCTCGAGCGCCTGCCTTATCGCCAGGTGTCCGACAGCCTCGAGTTCCAGCTCGTGCGCGCCAAGGTCCGCGCCGAGCTCGACCCCGCGCCGCAGGCGCGCGACTTCTTCGAGCAAAGCCTCTCGGAGAAACGCTATCTCTCGGAAGCCGCCAGCCGCTACGGTCTCGCGACGACGCTCGTCCGGCTCAAGGATTACCCCCGCGCGCGCAAGGAATACGATGCGCTCAAGCGTGTCGCCGGCTCGCACCCGATGGTCGTCACGCTCGACTGCCGCATCCGCCGCGCGGCCGGCGACACCGAAAGCGCGCTCGGCTGCTATCGCGATGCGCTGGCCGCGCATCCGCGGCATAGCGCGCTGTCCTACGAGTACGCCAAGCTTCTGCTGCAGATGCGGCGCCCGGAGCCGGCGCTTGCGGTGATCGCCCAGCGTAAGCAGACGTTGTCCGACGACCCCAAGCTCTACCTCATGGAAGGCGAAGCTTACGCGATGCTCGGCAAGCGGCTCGCGCAGCACCGCGCGACGGGCGAGGCGTACGCGCGCATGGGCAACACGCGCGGGGCGATCGAACAGATGCAGATCGCGCTGAAGAGCGGCGACGGGGACTTCTACCAGATGTCGGCGGTCGAGGCGCGGCTGCGCGAGCTGCGCAAGATCGACGAGGCGGAGCGCAAGGACAAGTCGCCGCTGCGGTGA
- a CDS encoding sulfurtransferase TusA family protein, translating to MQFDKELDARGLNCPLPILRTKKALSDMTSGQVLKIVATDPGAVKDFQAFSKQTGNALLSSDSLENEFVFFMQKK from the coding sequence ATGCAGTTCGACAAGGAACTCGACGCGCGGGGGTTGAACTGCCCCCTGCCGATACTCAGGACCAAGAAAGCGCTCTCCGACATGACGTCGGGTCAGGTGCTCAAGATCGTCGCGACCGATCCGGGCGCGGTGAAGGACTTCCAGGCGTTCTCCAAGCAGACCGGCAACGCGCTGCTCTCGTCGGACAGCCTCGAGAACGAGTTCGTGTTCTTCATGCAGAAGAAATGA